In a genomic window of Littorina saxatilis isolate snail1 linkage group LG6, US_GU_Lsax_2.0, whole genome shotgun sequence:
- the LOC138968607 gene encoding vesicle-associated membrane protein 7-like → MPILFSLVSRGTTVLAKYASCAGNFTEVAEQIVAKIPQNENSKLTYSHGSYLFHYIAEEKIIYLCITDDDFERSKAFMFLNEIKRRFQTQYGVRAQTALPYAMNSEFSRVMATQMRIASDERPDQLTKVQEEVDELKGIMVRNIDQIAERGERLELLVDKTEDLNSHAVSFKKTSRGLARSMWWKNIKITVIIVVVVIVVIYFIVSAACGGLDWPCTRN, encoded by the exons ATGCCGATTCTATTCAGCCTTGTGTCGCGAGGCACGACCGTGCTTGCCAAGTATGCCAGCTGTGCAGGCAACTTCACTGAAGTGGCAGAACAGATTGTTGCCAAAATCCCACAGAACGAAAACTCCAAATTAACGTATTCACATGGCAG CTACCTATTCCATTACATTGCAGAGGAAAAGATCATCTATCTCTGCATAACAGATGAT GATTTTGAACGGTCCAAAGCCTTTATGTTCCTGAATGAGATAAAGAGGAG gtttcAGACACAGTATGGTGTGCGAGCACAAACAGCCCTGCCTTACGCAATGAACAGCGAGTTTTCCAGAGTCATGGCAACACAGATG AGAATTGCATCAGACGAAAGGCCTGACCAGTTGACCAAAGTCCAGGAAGAAGTGGACGAGCTTAAAGGAATCATGGTTAGAAATATTG ATCAAATAGCGGAGAGAGGAGAACGTCTTGAGTTGCTGGTGGACAAGACTGAGGACTTGAATTCACAC GCGGTGTCCTTCAAGAAAACCAGTCGAGGCCTGGCTCGCTCCATGTGGTGGAAGAACATCAAAATCACGGTCATCATTGTTGTGGTGGTCATA GTTGTCATCTACTTCATCGTTTCTGCGGCATGTGGGGGGCTTGACTGGCCTTGCACTCGCAACTGA